One part of the Mariniflexile litorale genome encodes these proteins:
- a CDS encoding 2-isopropylmalate synthase, with product MSNTNVQIFDTTLRDGEQVPGCKLNTEQKLIIAEQLDLLGVDIIEAGFPVSSPGDFKSVEAISKIVKNATVCGLTRSVENDIKVAAEALKYAKTPRIHTGIGTSDSHIKFKFNSTREDILERAFKAVRYAKSFVEDVEFYAEDAGRTDNEYLARVCETAIKAGATVLNIPDTTGYCLPSEYGAKIKYLKENVKGIEKAILSCHCHNDLGLATANSVEAVINGARQIECTINGIGERAGNTALEEVVMILKQHPYLNLDTNIKTEMLYGLSQLVSDSMGIYTQPNKAIVGANAFAHSSGIHQDGVIKNRETYEIMDPKDVGVTESAIVLTARSGRAALAYRAKNIGYELTKLQLDEIYVNFLDFADNKKEVNDDDIHTIVEKSRLYKEIISV from the coding sequence ATGTCTAATACTAACGTCCAAATTTTTGACACAACGCTTCGCGATGGCGAGCAAGTCCCAGGCTGCAAATTAAATACCGAACAAAAATTAATCATTGCTGAACAGCTCGATTTATTAGGTGTCGATATTATTGAAGCGGGTTTCCCTGTATCAAGTCCTGGCGATTTTAAATCGGTTGAAGCCATTTCTAAAATTGTTAAGAATGCAACAGTTTGTGGTTTAACCCGCTCTGTTGAAAACGATATAAAAGTGGCTGCTGAAGCTTTAAAATATGCTAAAACGCCTCGAATTCACACAGGAATTGGAACTTCTGATTCTCATATAAAATTTAAATTCAACTCTACTCGAGAGGATATTCTTGAACGTGCTTTTAAAGCCGTAAGGTACGCAAAATCTTTTGTAGAAGATGTAGAATTTTATGCCGAAGATGCAGGAAGAACAGATAATGAATATTTAGCGCGTGTTTGCGAAACTGCTATAAAAGCAGGTGCTACCGTTTTAAACATTCCCGACACTACAGGTTACTGTTTGCCAAGTGAATATGGTGCTAAAATTAAATATCTAAAAGAAAATGTAAAAGGTATTGAAAAAGCTATTTTATCATGCCATTGCCATAATGATTTAGGATTAGCAACCGCAAACTCTGTAGAAGCTGTTATTAATGGTGCGCGCCAAATTGAATGTACTATTAATGGTATTGGTGAACGTGCGGGAAATACAGCTTTAGAAGAAGTTGTGATGATTTTAAAACAACATCCTTATTTAAATTTAGATACAAATATTAAAACCGAAATGCTTTACGGTCTTAGCCAATTAGTATCAGATAGTATGGGTATTTATACGCAACCAAATAAGGCTATTGTAGGAGCAAATGCCTTTGCACATAGTTCTGGAATTCACCAAGATGGGGTGATTAAAAATCGTGAAACTTACGAAATCATGGATCCTAAAGATGTTGGTGTAACCGAATCTGCTATTGTATTAACAGCTAGAAGTGGTCGCGCAGCATTAGCATATAGAGCAAAAAATATTGGGTACGAATTAACAAAACTTCAGTTAGATGAAATCTATGTAAATTTCTTAGATTTTGCTGACAATAAGAAAGAGGTTAATGATGATGATATCCATACTATCGTAGAAAAGAGCAGATTGTACAAAGAAATTATTTCAGTTTAA
- the leuB gene encoding 3-isopropylmalate dehydrogenase — protein MKLNIAVLPGDGIGPEVIAQAEKVLKAIAMEFNHVFTFQHALVGASAIEKTGNPLPEETIDICEKADAILFGAIGNAAFDLDPYAKIRPEQGLLRLRKSLGLYTNIRPVIAYEDLLNKSSLKKKQISNTNILIYRELTGGIYFGEKKLSDDGNTASDICEYTRFEIERIAHLAFKAAQSRKRKLTLVDKANALESSRLWRRVVQEMAPQYPNVQLNFMYIDNAAMELILNPKQFDVILTENMFGDILSEEASVIVGSIGLLASASLGEKHAMFEPIHGAYSKAANKGVANPIASILAAAMLLDHFGLDDEAALIREGVDKSLKLHITTPDLNTKYDNITTTKVGDFIEDFINNPDETNLNFTNIHLGQSTII, from the coding sequence ATGAAATTAAATATAGCCGTTTTACCAGGCGATGGTATTGGTCCTGAAGTTATAGCTCAAGCTGAAAAAGTCTTGAAAGCTATTGCCATGGAGTTTAACCATGTATTTACATTTCAGCATGCTTTGGTTGGCGCAAGTGCTATTGAAAAAACCGGCAATCCATTACCTGAAGAAACCATCGACATTTGTGAAAAAGCGGATGCTATATTATTTGGTGCCATTGGAAATGCTGCTTTCGATTTAGACCCTTACGCTAAAATAAGACCTGAACAGGGACTTTTAAGGTTACGAAAATCTTTAGGATTATATACCAATATAAGACCTGTAATTGCTTACGAAGATTTACTAAACAAATCGTCTTTAAAGAAAAAACAAATAAGTAACACTAACATTCTCATTTACCGGGAACTTACTGGTGGTATTTATTTTGGTGAAAAAAAATTAAGTGACGATGGTAATACCGCATCTGATATTTGCGAATATACCCGTTTCGAAATTGAGCGTATTGCCCATTTAGCTTTTAAAGCAGCACAATCCAGAAAACGCAAATTAACATTGGTTGACAAAGCCAATGCTTTAGAAAGTTCTCGATTATGGCGTAGAGTGGTACAAGAAATGGCACCACAATACCCAAATGTACAATTAAATTTCATGTACATCGATAATGCCGCCATGGAACTTATTTTAAACCCAAAACAGTTTGATGTTATTTTAACGGAAAACATGTTTGGAGATATCCTATCGGAAGAAGCCAGTGTTATTGTAGGATCTATTGGATTATTAGCTTCCGCATCCTTAGGTGAAAAACACGCTATGTTCGAGCCTATTCACGGTGCGTACTCAAAAGCAGCTAATAAAGGAGTTGCAAATCCTATAGCATCTATTTTGGCAGCAGCTATGTTGTTAGACCATTTTGGATTAGACGATGAAGCGGCTTTAATTAGAGAAGGTGTAGATAAATCGTTAAAACTACATATTACTACACCCGATTTAAACACGAAGTACGACAACATTACCACCACAAAAGTTGGCGATTTTATCGAAGATTTTATAAACAATCCAGATGAAACCAATTTAAACTTTACCAACATACATTTAGGGCAGTCCACAATCATTTGA
- a CDS encoding bile acid:sodium symporter family protein, whose protein sequence is MKIKIDKFVLSIIAVIGVAYVFPEWGTAQSHVPIDTISTVGISLIFFFYGLKLSPDKLKSGLRNWKLHLLVQASTFIIFPLIVLAFYPLLQTQEQEVIWLAFFFLATLPSTVSSSVVMVSIGKGNVPAAIFNASISGIIGIAITPLWMGLFIESSQTNFDFTEIYTKLIVQIILPVVIGLLLQRFLNAFANKYSSKLTLFDKSVILLIIYKSFAQSFYENIFSEVSVFDLFFMFVAVLILFFLAFFITKFIAEKLSFNKEDQITAQFCGTKKSLVHGTVFSKILFGNTAAIGIVLLPLMLFHATQILIISFIAARLAKR, encoded by the coding sequence ATGAAAATTAAAATCGATAAGTTTGTCTTGTCCATTATAGCGGTAATAGGTGTTGCGTATGTTTTTCCTGAATGGGGAACAGCACAGAGCCATGTTCCCATCGATACTATAAGTACGGTAGGGATTTCTTTAATTTTCTTTTTTTACGGTCTGAAGTTAAGTCCTGATAAATTAAAATCTGGCCTCAGGAATTGGAAGCTTCACCTGCTAGTACAGGCTTCAACGTTTATTATTTTCCCGCTTATTGTTTTAGCATTTTATCCATTGTTGCAAACACAGGAACAGGAAGTGATTTGGTTGGCTTTCTTTTTTCTTGCAACCTTGCCATCAACAGTATCCTCTTCTGTGGTTATGGTGTCTATAGGGAAAGGTAACGTGCCTGCAGCTATTTTTAATGCCAGTATTTCAGGTATTATTGGTATTGCGATTACCCCACTTTGGATGGGCTTGTTTATTGAAAGTTCTCAAACTAATTTCGACTTCACCGAAATTTACACAAAGCTTATAGTACAAATTATTTTGCCTGTTGTTATTGGTTTATTGTTGCAACGGTTTTTAAATGCATTTGCAAACAAGTACAGTAGTAAGCTTACTTTATTCGATAAGTCTGTTATTTTACTTATCATCTATAAAAGTTTTGCGCAATCATTTTATGAAAATATTTTTAGTGAGGTATCTGTCTTCGATTTGTTTTTCATGTTTGTTGCAGTATTGATTTTGTTTTTCTTAGCTTTTTTTATCACCAAGTTTATTGCTGAAAAATTGAGTTTTAACAAGGAAGACCAAATTACAGCCCAGTTTTGTGGTACTAAAAAATCGTTGGTACACGGCACCGTTTTTTCTAAGATTTTGTTTGGAAATACGGCGGCTATTGGGATTGTTTTATTACCCTTGATGTTATTTCACGCAACACAAATATTGATAATTAGTTTTATAGCGGCAAGACTCGCTAAGCGTTAA
- a CDS encoding SET domain-containing protein-lysine N-methyltransferase: protein MNNLVEVKQSPLHGKGVFASRNITKGELLAKCDMALIHVNENLPEVLATLQFPWIEEYDAICMSDVGSFFNHSSEPTAQVDERDFVNLIQTFVAKTDIVKGTEITIYYNDAFEAFVSK, encoded by the coding sequence ATGAATAATTTAGTTGAAGTAAAACAATCGCCATTACACGGAAAAGGTGTTTTTGCATCACGAAACATTACTAAAGGTGAATTATTAGCCAAATGTGACATGGCACTTATTCATGTAAATGAAAATTTGCCTGAAGTTTTAGCAACACTTCAATTTCCTTGGATAGAAGAATATGATGCTATTTGCATGAGTGATGTGGGGAGTTTTTTTAACCATAGCTCAGAACCAACAGCCCAAGTTGACGAGCGTGATTTTGTGAATCTCATTCAAACATTTGTAGCTAAAACAGATATTGTAAAGGGTACAGAAATTACTATTTATTATAACGATGCTTTTGAAGCTTTTGTTAGCAAATAA
- a CDS encoding glycoside hydrolase family 95 protein: MRTVIQIIIFTCFSNCLFSYGQSKNLLWYNAPATAFEESLVLGNGKLGASVFGSVHSDKIYLNDATLWSGEPEDPNMRPESYKSIPLVRAALKDHNYKLADSLNKLTRGVFSESFAPLGTLKINFQNQGEVKEYYRELDISNAISKVSYKVNETTFKREYFVSNPDQVMVIRLSSDKKKTISGTVEFESLLKYDVTSKLNTLVVNGYAPYHAEPSYMGDMPNAVLFDKNKGTRFTSLIKVNNTDGTVTYKNGTLVMSGCTEVVLLISIDTSFNGFDKNPVTEGKDNQFLAQKVLDKASEKRFDDLKQNHINDYQSFFNRLSLDLGETKAPNLPTNGRLKRYAEGHEDKNLEILYFQFGRYLLISSSRTEGVPANLQGIWNPYLRPPWSSNYTMNINVEENYWLAEIGNLSEMHLPLLSFIEGLAETGKFTAKNFYGIGGWAAHHNSDIWAMSNQVNDFGNSDPNTVIWNMGGVWLSTHLWEHYIFSKDKEFLKNKAYPLMKGAVQFCLEWMIQDEKGNWMTSPGTSPENLFLTPEGYKGATSYGCTSDIALIRELFEQFIKTSEVLSIDDDFTERVVQTHKKLHPYQIGKKGNLQEWYYDWEDADPKHRHQSHLFGLYPGHQIHPKTTPELANASKESLEIKGDETTGWSKGWRINLWARLWDGNRAYKMYRELLRYVEPSGLKTTFHAGGGTYPNLLDAHPPFQIDGNFGGASAVIEMIIQSTEDTIYLLPALPNAWETGSIDSVCARGGFEISMVWKNKKIQSTKVTAKADGKTVLVCNGVKKNIELKRDQSVEINWK, translated from the coding sequence ATGAGAACAGTTATACAAATAATCATTTTCACCTGTTTTAGTAATTGTCTGTTTTCTTATGGACAATCAAAAAATCTCCTGTGGTATAATGCCCCTGCGACTGCTTTTGAAGAGAGCTTAGTGTTAGGAAATGGAAAACTAGGTGCGTCTGTATTTGGAAGTGTACATTCTGATAAAATTTATTTGAATGATGCCACATTGTGGTCAGGAGAACCTGAAGACCCGAACATGCGTCCAGAATCTTATAAAAGCATTCCATTAGTAAGAGCAGCTCTTAAAGATCATAACTACAAACTTGCAGATTCTCTTAACAAATTAACACGAGGCGTTTTTTCTGAATCGTTTGCACCTTTAGGGACTCTTAAAATCAATTTTCAGAATCAAGGAGAAGTAAAAGAATATTATCGAGAACTAGATATAAGTAATGCTATTTCAAAAGTAAGCTACAAAGTTAACGAGACAACCTTTAAACGAGAATATTTTGTATCGAACCCAGACCAAGTAATGGTTATTCGACTTTCTAGTGATAAAAAGAAAACAATTAGTGGTACAGTAGAATTTGAAAGTTTATTGAAATATGATGTCACTAGCAAACTGAATACACTTGTTGTAAATGGCTATGCACCTTATCATGCAGAACCTAGTTACATGGGTGATATGCCAAATGCAGTATTATTTGATAAAAATAAGGGAACCAGATTTACTTCTTTAATTAAGGTAAATAATACCGATGGCACTGTAACTTACAAAAATGGAACGCTTGTAATGTCCGGTTGCACCGAAGTTGTTTTATTGATTTCTATTGATACAAGTTTTAATGGATTTGATAAAAACCCTGTAACAGAAGGGAAAGATAATCAATTTCTAGCTCAGAAAGTGTTAGATAAAGCTTCTGAAAAAAGGTTTGATGACTTAAAACAAAATCACATAAATGATTATCAATCTTTTTTTAATAGACTTAGTTTAGATTTAGGAGAAACCAAAGCACCCAATCTGCCCACTAATGGGCGATTGAAGCGTTATGCGGAAGGACATGAAGATAAGAATTTAGAAATTTTATATTTTCAATTTGGGCGGTATTTACTTATTTCAAGTTCAAGAACAGAAGGTGTGCCAGCTAATTTACAAGGTATTTGGAACCCATATTTACGACCACCATGGAGTAGTAATTATACCATGAATATAAATGTTGAAGAAAATTATTGGTTAGCAGAAATAGGAAACTTGTCTGAAATGCATTTACCTCTGCTTAGTTTTATTGAAGGACTTGCAGAAACAGGGAAGTTTACAGCTAAGAATTTTTATGGCATAGGAGGTTGGGCAGCACACCATAATTCGGATATCTGGGCAATGAGTAATCAGGTTAATGATTTTGGTAATAGTGATCCTAATACCGTTATTTGGAATATGGGTGGTGTTTGGCTATCAACACATTTATGGGAACATTACATCTTCTCAAAAGATAAAGAATTCCTTAAGAATAAAGCCTATCCTTTGATGAAAGGAGCTGTTCAATTTTGTTTGGAGTGGATGATTCAAGATGAAAAGGGAAACTGGATGACATCACCTGGCACGTCACCTGAGAATCTGTTTTTAACTCCAGAAGGATATAAAGGAGCCACATCATATGGTTGTACCTCAGATATAGCTTTAATAAGAGAATTGTTCGAGCAGTTTATAAAAACGTCTGAAGTTTTAAGTATTGATGATGATTTCACTGAAAGAGTCGTCCAAACCCATAAAAAGTTGCATCCATACCAAATTGGAAAAAAAGGAAATTTACAAGAATGGTATTATGATTGGGAGGATGCAGATCCGAAACATAGACACCAATCGCATCTTTTCGGGTTGTATCCTGGGCATCAAATTCACCCAAAAACAACCCCCGAATTAGCAAATGCTTCTAAAGAATCATTGGAAATTAAAGGAGATGAAACTACAGGTTGGTCTAAAGGTTGGCGAATAAATCTATGGGCTAGACTTTGGGATGGCAATAGAGCTTATAAAATGTATCGTGAATTATTGCGATATGTTGAGCCTAGCGGATTGAAAACAACTTTTCATGCTGGGGGAGGAACTTATCCGAATCTTTTAGATGCACACCCACCATTTCAAATTGATGGTAATTTTGGTGGTGCTTCAGCGGTTATTGAAATGATTATACAATCTACAGAAGACACTATTTATTTATTGCCTGCATTACCTAATGCATGGGAAACAGGATCTATAGATAGTGTTTGTGCACGAGGTGGTTTTGAGATTTCAATGGTGTGGAAAAATAAAAAAATACAAAGCACAAAAGTAACAGCAAAAGCTGATGGAAAAACAGTTTTAGTTTGTAATGGAGTGAAGAAAAATATAGAATTAAAACGAGATCAAAGTGTAGAAATAAATTGGAAATAG
- the argH gene encoding argininosuccinate lyase: MKLWDKGISIDKKIEQFTVGNDREIDIHIAKYDVIASRAHAKMLQKVGILNAHELVELLGGLKILEAQIDNGTFVIDSQFEDVHSKIEFELTKTLGEVGKKIHTARSRNDQVLVALQLYYKENLGTVKQKTQTLFETLLGLADTYKDKVLPGYTHLQVAMPSSFGLWFSAYAEVLIDDVYLLDAAFKTVDQNPLGSAAGYGSSFPIDRELTTKEMNFATLKYNVVAAQMSRGKSERTIAASLGSLCNTMSRFAMDVCLYMSQNFGFISFPDELTTGSSIMPHKKNPDVFELIRGKCNKIQALQTEMLLITNNLPSGYHRDFQLLKENMIAAFEDVKDILDIFNFSIKQVIVKDVDVHNDLYKYLFTVDNINTLVVEGQSFREAYQKIGGEVQNGTYVPDTSKKHSHVGSIHNLSLDKIRDKFPK, translated from the coding sequence ATGAAACTCTGGGATAAAGGTATTTCAATAGATAAAAAAATAGAACAATTCACCGTTGGAAACGATCGAGAAATTGATATACATATAGCGAAATACGATGTAATAGCATCAAGAGCGCATGCTAAAATGCTACAAAAAGTGGGTATTTTAAATGCACATGAATTGGTGGAATTATTAGGCGGCTTAAAAATTTTAGAGGCTCAAATAGATAACGGTACTTTTGTTATAGACTCACAGTTTGAAGATGTGCACTCTAAAATTGAATTCGAATTGACTAAAACTTTAGGCGAAGTTGGTAAAAAAATCCATACGGCACGTTCAAGAAACGACCAAGTTTTAGTGGCTTTACAATTGTACTACAAAGAAAATTTAGGCACTGTAAAACAAAAAACGCAAACACTTTTCGAAACCCTTTTAGGTTTGGCAGATACTTATAAAGACAAAGTGCTTCCTGGGTATACGCATTTGCAAGTGGCTATGCCATCATCGTTCGGGTTGTGGTTTTCGGCGTATGCAGAAGTTTTAATAGATGATGTATATTTATTAGATGCCGCATTTAAAACAGTCGATCAAAATCCATTAGGTTCAGCTGCGGGTTATGGAAGTTCTTTTCCTATTGATAGAGAATTGACTACCAAAGAAATGAATTTTGCTACTTTAAAATACAATGTAGTTGCTGCTCAAATGAGTAGAGGAAAAAGCGAACGCACCATTGCAGCCAGTTTAGGTAGTTTATGTAACACGATGAGTCGTTTTGCGATGGATGTGTGCTTATATATGAGTCAGAATTTTGGTTTTATATCGTTTCCAGATGAATTAACAACGGGAAGTAGCATTATGCCACACAAAAAGAATCCAGATGTTTTTGAGTTGATTCGTGGTAAATGCAACAAAATACAAGCGCTTCAAACCGAAATGCTTTTAATAACCAATAATCTGCCAAGTGGTTATCATAGAGATTTTCAGTTGTTAAAAGAAAACATGATTGCTGCTTTTGAAGATGTGAAAGATATTTTAGATATTTTCAATTTTTCGATCAAACAAGTTATAGTGAAAGATGTTGACGTGCATAACGATTTGTACAAATACCTATTTACGGTTGATAACATTAATACGCTTGTGGTTGAAGGACAAAGTTTTAGAGAAGCATATCAAAAAATAGGAGGCGAAGTACAAAATGGTACGTATGTTCCAGATACTTCTAAAAAGCACTCGCATGTTGGTAGTATTCATAATTTGAGTCTAGATAAGATTCGAGATAAATTTCCAAAATAA
- a CDS encoding M20 family metallo-hydrolase, with amino-acid sequence MAIQELTSDAIALLKQLIETESFSSEEDQTASHIEAWFKRYNIDYKRTNNNVWAVNKYFDASKPNMLLNSHHDTVKPNTAYTKDPFKAIVEDGKLYGLGSNDAGGCLVSLIATFTHYYNHKDLKYNLVLVASAEEESSGPNGLNSMLKIIPKIDVAIVGEPTLMNLAVAEKGLVVFDAKVKGTASHAAHPNNDNPIYKTIETLQWFKDLTFEKSSEALGDVKLTVTQINAGKQHNVVPADVELVIDVRVNDKYTNAEIAEFLQKNAPCSSIVPRSLHLNSSSIPVNHDLIKAGIAMGRTTYGSPTLSDQAWLSCKSLKMGPGDSTRSHSADEFIYLHEIEEGIKIYVELLNRVIV; translated from the coding sequence ATGGCAATACAAGAATTAACAAGCGATGCGATTGCGCTATTAAAACAGTTAATAGAAACCGAGTCTTTTTCTTCTGAAGAAGATCAAACCGCATCTCATATTGAAGCTTGGTTTAAGCGCTATAACATAGATTATAAACGAACAAATAATAACGTATGGGCTGTAAATAAGTACTTCGATGCTAGCAAACCTAATATGTTACTTAATTCGCACCACGACACTGTAAAACCTAATACAGCCTACACAAAAGACCCATTTAAAGCTATTGTTGAAGATGGTAAATTGTACGGTCTTGGTAGTAATGATGCAGGTGGATGTTTGGTGTCTTTAATAGCAACCTTCACACATTATTACAATCATAAAGATTTAAAATATAATTTAGTTTTGGTTGCTTCCGCGGAAGAAGAAAGTAGCGGACCTAACGGTTTAAACAGCATGCTGAAAATTATTCCGAAAATTGATGTAGCAATAGTAGGCGAACCAACATTGATGAATTTGGCAGTTGCCGAAAAAGGTTTAGTAGTTTTTGATGCGAAAGTAAAAGGAACGGCGAGTCATGCAGCACATCCAAACAACGATAATCCAATTTATAAAACCATAGAAACACTGCAGTGGTTTAAAGATTTGACCTTTGAAAAAAGTTCGGAAGCCTTAGGTGATGTGAAATTAACAGTCACACAAATAAATGCTGGAAAACAACATAATGTGGTGCCTGCCGACGTAGAATTAGTCATAGATGTACGTGTAAACGATAAATATACCAATGCTGAAATTGCAGAGTTTTTACAAAAAAACGCACCATGTTCTAGCATTGTACCACGTAGTTTACATCTAAATTCTTCGTCTATTCCAGTAAATCATGATTTAATAAAAGCAGGAATAGCTATGGGAAGAACCACTTATGGATCACCAACATTATCCGATCAAGCATGGTTATCATGTAAATCATTAAAAATGGGTCCTGGCGATAGCACACGGTCGCATTCAGCAGATGAATTTATTTATTTACATGAAATTGAAGAAGGAATAAAAATATATGTTGAATTGTTGAATCGGGTAATTGTGTAA
- the argB gene encoding acetylglutamate kinase: protein MEKLSIVKIGGNIIEDNASLKAFLKLFANLKGKKILVHGGGKRATHVAAKLGIESKMVNGRRITDAETLEVITMVYGGLVNKNIVAQLQSLQVDAIGLTGADINSIASEKRPVKEVDFGFVGDVKKVAHKSIDKLIQADFTPVFCAITHDGKGQLLNTNADTITSQVAVGMSELYETSIYYCFELDGVLRDIKDKKSVIKHIDVTLYKELLEQGIIADGMLPKLENCFDALNQGVKTINMGNTSMLTQENDNFTRITL from the coding sequence ATGGAAAAACTATCCATAGTAAAAATAGGAGGAAATATTATTGAAGACAATGCGTCTTTAAAGGCTTTTCTAAAACTATTTGCTAACTTAAAAGGGAAAAAAATTTTAGTACACGGTGGTGGAAAACGAGCTACACATGTGGCTGCTAAATTGGGCATTGAATCTAAAATGGTAAACGGCAGACGCATCACCGATGCGGAAACTTTAGAAGTAATCACCATGGTGTATGGTGGGTTGGTAAATAAAAATATTGTCGCACAGCTACAGTCATTACAAGTAGATGCTATTGGGTTAACGGGTGCCGATATAAATAGTATCGCTTCAGAAAAAAGACCCGTAAAAGAGGTTGATTTTGGTTTTGTGGGCGATGTTAAAAAAGTGGCTCACAAGTCTATTGATAAATTAATTCAAGCCGATTTTACACCTGTTTTTTGTGCCATTACCCACGATGGTAAAGGGCAGTTGTTAAACACGAACGCAGACACCATTACTTCGCAAGTAGCCGTTGGAATGAGTGAGCTTTACGAAACATCTATTTATTATTGTTTTGAATTGGATGGTGTTTTAAGAGACATCAAGGATAAAAAATCCGTGATAAAACACATCGATGTTACTTTATATAAAGAATTACTAGAACAAGGTATCATTGCTGATGGCATGCTTCCTAAGTTGGAAAACTGTTTTGATGCTTTAAATCAGGGTGTAAAAACCATAAATATGGGAAACACTTCGATGTTAACCCAAGAGAATGATAATTTTACAAGAATAACTTTATAA
- a CDS encoding N-acetylornithine carbamoyltransferase → MKNYTSIHDIDNIHSWIEEAKALKANPLKHIDLGKHKTLGLLFFNSSLRTRLSTQKAALNLGMDPIVMNVSGDAWGIEFGDGTVMNGNTAEHIKEAAAVVSQYCDIIAVRAFPTLTDKVKDESEHVLKSFVKYASVPIVNMESATGHPLQGLTDALTISEQTKKSKPKVVLSWAPHIKSLPHAVANSFVQSMQKMDVDFVITHPEGYELNPEITGNTAINYNQEEAFKNADFVYVKNWSSYNDYGKVLNTDPNWMITNKKLGDAKFMHCLPVRRNVIVEDAVLDGENSLVIEQANNRTYAAQLVLKKILENIK, encoded by the coding sequence ATGAAGAATTACACCTCCATACACGATATAGATAATATCCATTCATGGATTGAGGAAGCGAAAGCATTAAAAGCAAATCCGCTTAAACATATCGATTTAGGAAAACATAAAACACTTGGTTTGTTGTTTTTTAACTCGAGTTTACGTACGCGTTTAAGTACTCAAAAAGCAGCCTTAAATTTAGGTATGGACCCTATAGTTATGAATGTGTCGGGAGATGCTTGGGGAATCGAATTTGGAGACGGTACTGTTATGAATGGAAACACAGCAGAGCACATTAAAGAAGCAGCAGCGGTAGTATCTCAATACTGTGATATTATTGCAGTAAGAGCATTTCCAACCTTAACTGATAAAGTAAAGGATGAAAGTGAGCACGTGCTTAAATCGTTTGTAAAATATGCTTCTGTGCCTATTGTGAATATGGAAAGTGCTACTGGACATCCGCTTCAAGGACTTACCGATGCACTTACTATTTCTGAACAAACAAAAAAATCAAAACCAAAAGTGGTTTTAAGTTGGGCGCCACACATAAAATCGTTGCCACATGCCGTGGCAAATAGTTTTGTGCAATCCATGCAGAAAATGGATGTGGACTTTGTAATTACGCATCCAGAAGGTTATGAGTTAAACCCAGAAATTACAGGAAATACAGCCATCAATTACAATCAAGAAGAAGCATTTAAGAATGCCGATTTTGTATACGTGAAAAATTGGAGTAGTTATAATGATTACGGAAAAGTATTAAATACCGACCCGAATTGGATGATTACCAATAAAAAATTGGGGGATGCTAAATTTATGCATTGTTTGCCTGTAAGACGAAACGTCATCGTTGAAGATGCGGTTTTAGATGGTGAAAATTCATTGGTAATAGAACAAGCCAATAACAGAACGTATGCAGCGCAGTTGGTGTTAAAAAAAATATTAGAAAATATAAAGTAA